From the Cystobacter ferrugineus genome, the window TCTCCCAGGTGAGGTGGTTCTTCGCGCAGGTGGTGAGCACCGTCACGTCCCAGTGCGGCGCGAGCTGCTCCACTACCTGCTGTGCGTGGCGCTCGGCGCCTCCCGTCACCTCGCCGTAGCGCTGCACCACGAACCCCACGCGGGGTTTCTTCTTCGGACCCCGGGCGCGCCGCGCGGGCTTGGGCGGAAGGGGCAGGGCGCGCGCGAGGGCTTCCTGGCTCGTGTCGGCGGAGAAGTGCTTCAACCGGCGGGCCTGGCCCGCGAGCAGTCGCTCGCGCAGGGCCTTGTCCTCGCACACCTCCACCACCAACTCGGCGAGGAAGTCGAAGCGCTTCTCGTCGAAGGCGATGCCCGCGCCCCCGAGCGTCTCCGGCACGGCCGCCGCGGCGTAGGCCAGCACGGGCACCTCGGCGGCCATGGCCTCGATGAGCGGGACGCCGAAGCCCTCGTGCTCGCTCATGGAGACGAAGACATCCGCCGAGCGGTACGCGGCCACGAGCTGGGCATGGTCGAGCCGCCCGAGGAAGTGCACCCCGGAGAGGCTCCGGGCCGTGCGCTGGAGCGAGCGGAAGTAACGGCTGCCCGGCTCGAAGCCGCCCACCAGCAGCAGGCGCGCCTGGGGCCGCACCTCGAGCACCTGCGCGTGCAGCGCGAGCAGGTCCTCGAAGCGCTTGTGCGGGGCCACGCGGCTCACCGAGAGCATCACCGGGCCGGGGCCCGCGAGCCGCCGCAGCATCTTCGCGTCCGCGCCTTCCCGGGCGAAGCGAGAGGGCTCGACGAAGAGGGGCACGGTGTGTACGTCGCGGTAGCCGGCCTCGCGCAGCTCGGCGCTGTTGTAGTCCGACACGCCGATGGCCACGTCCACGAAGGGGGCCATGGCGGCGAGCTGGGCCCGTCCGGTGCGCAGCGCCTCGGCCAGGGGGGTGCCCGCGTAGGTGCTCGCGGGGCTGATGTTGTGGAAGACGACGCCGCGGCGGCAGGGCAGGTGCAGGAGCTGGCCGCTCAGCGGCGAGGCGATGCCGTGGTGGTAGAGGACGAGATCCTCCGGCCCCGGGCGCAGGGCCGCGGCGGGGTGCGCGAGGGAGCCCAGTCCCTGGCCGACCTCGGCCGCGTACAGCTCGCCCGCGTGGCCGAGCCGGCGCAGCAGCAGTTGCAGATGCAGGGCCGCCTGTCCGGTGGCATCGCCCGCCACGAAGCTCGGAATCAGCTGATGGACCGCCATAGGGGGCCCCTGCCTATCACAGCGCCGTGTTATGAGGCGCCCCGTGTCCAT encodes:
- a CDS encoding glycosyltransferase family 4 protein codes for the protein MAVHQLIPSFVAGDATGQAALHLQLLLRRLGHAGELYAAEVGQGLGSLAHPAAALRPGPEDLVLYHHGIASPLSGQLLHLPCRRGVVFHNISPASTYAGTPLAEALRTGRAQLAAMAPFVDVAIGVSDYNSAELREAGYRDVHTVPLFVEPSRFAREGADAKMLRRLAGPGPVMLSVSRVAPHKRFEDLLALHAQVLEVRPQARLLLVGGFEPGSRYFRSLQRTARSLSGVHFLGRLDHAQLVAAYRSADVFVSMSEHEGFGVPLIEAMAAEVPVLAYAAAAVPETLGGAGIAFDEKRFDFLAELVVEVCEDKALRERLLAGQARRLKHFSADTSQEALARALPLPPKPARRARGPKKKPRVGFVVQRYGEVTGGAERHAQQVVEQLAPHWDVTVLTTCAKNHLTWENAFPPGEERTADGVRLLRFPVTRVRHIRPFNALSRQVFDRSNERLREEHWVAEQGPVVPGLLEHLDVHGADYDGFVFFTYLYAPTVWGLPLVADRALLVPTAHDEPPLRFGAYADAFERPRALLCNTPEEVALIGRVWPGHARARVVGVGVEVPADVNPQRFRERHDLHNPYLLYLGRLEAGKGIPELLSHYRELRARFHDAPDLVLAGEAHMELRGEGVHAVGRLGEQEKYDALAGALAVTVPSRFESLSLLTLEAFASGTPVLVNGHSEVLVGQVERSGAGRVYTDLESFISGLREVGEQRGRLSQKARTYAERHTWPQVVDAYREEMERILREKSR